Proteins from one Nicotiana tabacum cultivar K326 chromosome 23, ASM71507v2, whole genome shotgun sequence genomic window:
- the LOC107809623 gene encoding uncharacterized protein LOC107809623, producing the protein MTRIISAEIFPYCPFFSNNLKPTSQSQKHNSIVRCSRHESSKVKPRNNQRVKVSTENRHSYVQQSNDLRATNFLKVLNWSCKVGKYDETLYLLDCKVKNNGYKPDVILCTKLIKGFCNSKNTDKALKVMQILEQFGEPDVFAYNALISGFCKMNKIVEANKVLNRMKSHGFPPDAVTYNILIGSLCDRGKLGLALKLLDQLKEEKNCKPTVITYTILIEATILEGGIHEAMKLLDEMLSTGLQPDMYTYNAIIRGMCREKMTDQAYEFVRSLPSKGCKPDVISYNILLRALLHKGKWSDGEKLVNEMFSAGCEPNVVTYSILMSSLCRDGKLDEAINLLKIMMDKGLTPDTFTYDPLISAFCKGGRLDLAIKFLDYMISNGCLPDIVNYNTILSTMCKKGKADEAMEVFEKLAEIGCPPDVSTYNTMMSALWNNGERARALILVPEMIEKGIDPDEITYNSLISCLCRDGLVNEALDLLVDMEGNGFPPTVITYNILLLGLCKAHRIDEAIEVLREMVEKGRRPNETTYILLIEGIGFSGWRVQAMEVANSLYQKNAISKESLQRLRKTFPISDVYKDSTVSETRK; encoded by the coding sequence ATGACTAGAATTATTTCAGCTGAGATTTTTCCTTATTGCCCCTTTTTCTCCAATAACCTAAAGCCAACATCTCAATCTCAAAAGCACAATTCTATTGTTAGATGTAGTAGACATGAATCCAGTAAAGTAAAGCCTAGAAATAACCAAAGGGTTAAAGTTTCTACTGAAAATAGACATTCCTATGTACAACAATCCAATGATTTGAGAGCAACCAATTTTTTGAAAGTGCTAAATTGGTCTTGTAAAGTAGGCAAGTATGATGAAACGTTGTATCTTCTTGATTGCAAGGTGAAGAATAATGGTTATAAACCAGATGTTATTCTTTGCACTAAGCTTATTAAGGGATTCTGCAACTCGAAAAATACGGACAAAGCATTAAAAGTTATGCAGATTTTAGAGCAATTTGGGGAACCTGATGTATTTGCATATAATGCTCTTATTAGTGGATTTTGCAAAATGAATAAAATTGTAGAGGCAAATAAGGTGTTGAATCGGATGAAATCCCACGGATTTCCTCCGGATGCTGTTACTTATAATATCTTGATTGGAAGTCTTTGTGATCGGGGGAAATTAGGGTTAGCATTGAAATTGTTGGATCagttaaaagaagaaaaaaactgtAAGCCTACGGTTATTACATATACAATCTTGATAGAGGCAACAATTCTTGAAGGCGGAATTCATGAAGCAATGAAGCTTCTCGATGAGATGTTATCGACAGGGCTTCAACCCGATATGTATACTTATAATGCAATTATAAGGGGAATGTGTAGAGAAAAGATGACGGATCAAGCTTATGAGTTTGTTAGGAGTTTGCCATCTAAGGGTTGCAAACCGGATGTGATTTCTTATAATATATTGTTAAGGGCGTTATTGCATAAAGGGAAATGGAGCGATGGAGAGAAGCTAGTGAACGAGATGTTTTCTGCAGGGTGTGAACCAAATGTGGTTACTTATAGCATTTTGATGAGTTCTTTGTGTAGAGATGGGAAATTAGACGAGGCGATCAACTTGTTGAAGATAATGATGGATAAGGGATTAACACCCGATACTTTCACTTATGATCCATTGATCTCTGCATTTTGCAAAGGAGGGAGATTAGATTTGGCTATTAAGTTCCTCGACTATATGATTTCGAATGGTTGCTTGCCTGATATAGTGAACTACAACACTATACTTTCTACAATGTGTAAGAAAGGGAAAGCTGATGAAGCAATGGAAGTATTTGAGAAGCTCGCGGAAATAGGCTGTCCACCTGATGTGAGTACTTATAATACAATGATGAGCGCGTTATGGAATAACGGAGAGAGAGCTAGGGCGTTGATATTGGTTCCGGAGATGATAGAAAAAGGGATTGATCCTGATGAGATTACATATAATTCACTTATCTCGTGTTTATGTAGAGACGGATTAGTGAACGAGGCGCTTGACTTGTTAGTAGATATGGAAGGGAATGGTTTTCCACCTACTGTTATCACTTATAACATTCTGCTTCTTGGATTGTGCAAAGCTCATAGAATTGACGAGGCGATTGAAGTGCTAAGAGAAATGGTAGAAAAGGGGCGTCGGCCAAATGAAACGACTTACATTCTGTTAATTGAAGGTATTGGTTTTTCAGGATGGAGAGTTCAAGCAATGGAGGTGGCTAACTCTCTTTATCAGAAGAATGCTATATCAAAAGAATCACTTCAACGTTTGAGAAAAACGTTTCCTATATCTGATGTTTATAAAGATAGTACTGTCTCAGAAACCAGGAAGTAG
- the LOC107809622 gene encoding uncharacterized protein LOC107809622 produces the protein MSYTLVPKLMIEAPALHIQNSSSSQIDLQTGSNLSLLIKTPDILLRHSFSSNFSCQSSPQWRGVPGSGKTGSILFCRSKQGTVCLDRVKEGNAGSLDRIVEKRSNEQHLKKLSSSLRLTLDGPLVENDETTNNKVLKSFCSHGKLLEASKLVDLMTRRNQIPDCPSCINLIRGLVNAGQTGKAANVLEIMVMSGGTPDIITYNMLVSGLCRKGVLNSAIGFLDYMSFSGCPPDVITYNTILRAMFDCSKYDQAIQFWKDRLRKGCPPYSITSTILVELVCKHCGVIRAIEVMEDLAVEGCSPDLVTFNSMVNFASKQGKFEDSALLIYNLLSHGLEPNDVTYNTLLHSLSTYGCWTEVDEILSVMNETSHPPSVVTYNILINGFCKHGLLDRAIDSFTQMVSQNCSPDIITYNTLLRALCKEAMVDEAVQILHCLGDSSCSPSIITYNIVIDGLAKNGFMEKAMELYHRMEKDGICPDDVTYRCLIWGFCRADLIEEAVELLKEMGNSRRRVRDNCYRFIIHRLCQNSKLDSAIQVLKMMISSRHKVNSSVFSTIVAGIAGAGMNEAAMELREKLTEWKILKE, from the coding sequence ATGTCTTATACACTAGTCCCAAAACTGATGATTGAAGCTCCTGCCCTGCACATACAGAACTCAAGCTCCAGCCAAATAGACCTCCAAACTGGGAGCAATCTGTCCTTGCTAATAAAAACTCCAGATATTCTGTTAAGACATTCATTTAGCAGTAACTTTAGTTGTCAATCTTCTCCACAGTGGCGTGGAGTTCCTGGTTCAGGAAAAACTGGTTCGATTTTATTCTGTAGAAGCAAGCAGGGAACTGTCTGCCTTGATAGAGTTAAAGAGGGTAATGCTGGGAGCTTAGATAGAATTGTTGAGAAGAGATCAAATGAGCAACATTTAAAGAAACTTTCTAGTTCCTTAAGGTTGACTTTAGATGGACCGTTGGTTGAAAATGACGAGACAACTAACAACAAAGTTCTTAAAAGTTTTTGCAGTCATGGAAAGTTGCTTGAAGCATCAAAATTAGTTGACCTGATGACTCGTCGAAACCAAATTCCAGACTGCCCTTCCTGCATAAACTTGATCAGGGGCCTCGTCAATGCTGGGCAGACGGGCAAAGCAGCAAATGTTCTAGAAATCATGGTTATGTCTGGTGGGACTCCAGATATTATCACATACAATATGTTAGTCAGTGGTCTCTGTAGAAAAGGGGTTTTGAATTCTGCCATTGGTTTCTTGGACTATATGAGCTTTAGCGGTTGCCCTCCCGATGTTATCACTTATAATACTATACTGCGTGCTATGTTTGACTGTAGTAAATATGATCAAGCCATTCAGTTTTGGAAGGATCGGTTAAGAAAAGGATGTCCTCCTTATTCGATCACCAGTACAATTCTGGTTGAATTAGTCTGCAAACATTGTGGTGTTATACGTGCTATTGAGGTAATGGAGGATTTGGCAGTTGAGGGATGTTCTCCAGATCTTGTGACCTTTAATTCCATGGTAAATTTTGCTTCTAAGCAAGGGAAGTTTGAAGATTCGGCTTTACTGATCTATAACCTTCTGTCACATGGCCTTGAGCCCAATGATGTGACGTACAATACTCTTCTCCATTCCCTTTCTACCTATGGATGTTGGACCGAGGTAGATGAGATTCTTTCCGTCATGAATGAAACTTCACATCCTCCTAGTGTTGTGACATACAATATTTTAATCAATGGTTTCTGCAAGCATGGGCTTCTGGATCGTGCAATTGATTCTTTTACTCAGATGGTCTCCCAAAACTGTTCACCCGACATAATAACCTATAATACACTTCTACGTGCTCTTTGTAAGGAGGCAATGGTGGACGAGGCCGTCCAAATTCTTCACTGTTTAGGTGATAGCAGTTGTTCTCCTAGTATAATCACTTACAACATAGTCATTGATGGCCTTGCAAAGAATGGTTTTATGGAGAAAGCGATGGAATTATACCATCGGATGGAAAAGGATGGCATTTGTCCTGATGATGTTACATATAGATGTCTAATTTGGGGTTTCTGTCGAGCAGATCTTATCGAAGAAGCTGTAGAATTACTAAAAGAGATGGGTAATAGCAGACGCAGGGTCAGAGATAATTGTTACAGATTTATTATTCACAGGTTATGTCAAAACAGTAAACTGGACTCTGCAATACAAGTGTTGaaaatgatgatatcaagtcgGCACAAGGTTAATTCATCCGTCTTTTCCACTATAGTTGCAGGAATAGCTGGTGCAGGTATGAATGAAGCAGCTATGGAATTGCGGGAAAAGTTGACAGAATGGAAAATTCTCAAGGAATAG